One window from the genome of Loxodonta africana isolate mLoxAfr1 chromosome 14, mLoxAfr1.hap2, whole genome shotgun sequence encodes:
- the TP53INP1 gene encoding tumor protein p53-inducible nuclear protein 1 isoform X1: MFQRLNKMFVGEVNSSSNKEPEFSEKEDDEWILVDFIDTCTGFSAEEEEEDDEDISEESHTEHPSVFSCLPASLECLADTNDSCILQFESCPMEESWFITPPPCFTAGGLTTIKVETSPMENLLIEHPSMSVYAVHNSCPSLNEASCGTDEFHNPSSPRVEAQNEMGQHIHCYVAALAAHTAFLEQPKSFRPSQWIKEHSERPSLNRNSLRRQNLTRDCHSRQVKHNGWVVHQPCPRQYNY; encoded by the exons ATGTTCCAGAGGCTGAATAAAATGTTTGTGGGtgaagtcaattcttcttccaacAAAGAGCCAGAATTTAGTGAGAAAGAAGATGATGAATGGATTCTTGTTGACTTCATAG ACACTTGTACCGGGTTCTCggcagaggaagaggaggaagacgaCGAGGACATCAGTGAAGAGTCACATACTGAGCATCCTTCAGTCTTTTCCTGTTTACCTGCGTCTCTTGAGTGCTTGGCTGATACAAATGATTCCTGCATCCTCCAGTTTGAGTCCTGTCCAATGGAGGAGAGCTGGTTTATCACCCCTCCCCCGTGTTTTACTGCAGGTGGGTTAACCACTATTAAGGTGGAAACCAGTCCTATGGAAAACCTTCTCATCGAACATCCCAGCATGTCTGTGTATGCTGTGCACAACTCCTGCCCCAGTCTCAACGAGGCCAGCTGTGGGACTGACGAATTTCACAATCCAAGTAGTCCCAG agTGGAAGCTCAGAATGAAATGGGGCAGCACATTCATTGCTACGTTGCAGCTCTAGCTGCTCATACAGCTTTTCTGGAACAACCCAAGAGCTTTCGCCCTTCCCAGTGGATAAAAGAACATAGTGAAAGACCGTCTCTGAACAGAAATAGCCTTCGTCGCCAAAATCTTACCAGGGATTGCCACTCTCGGCAAGTCAAGCACAACGGCTGGGTTGTTCATCAGCCCTGCCCACGTCAGTACAATTACTAA
- the TP53INP1 gene encoding tumor protein p53-inducible nuclear protein 1 isoform X2 gives MFQRLNKMFVGEVNSSSNKEPEFSEKEDDEWILVDFIDTCTGFSAEEEEEDDEDISEESHTEHPSVFSCLPASLECLADTNDSCILQFESCPMEESWFITPPPCFTAGGLTTIKVETSPMENLLIEHPSMSVYAVHNSCPSLNEASCGTDEFHNPSSPRARKSCL, from the exons ATGTTCCAGAGGCTGAATAAAATGTTTGTGGGtgaagtcaattcttcttccaacAAAGAGCCAGAATTTAGTGAGAAAGAAGATGATGAATGGATTCTTGTTGACTTCATAG ACACTTGTACCGGGTTCTCggcagaggaagaggaggaagacgaCGAGGACATCAGTGAAGAGTCACATACTGAGCATCCTTCAGTCTTTTCCTGTTTACCTGCGTCTCTTGAGTGCTTGGCTGATACAAATGATTCCTGCATCCTCCAGTTTGAGTCCTGTCCAATGGAGGAGAGCTGGTTTATCACCCCTCCCCCGTGTTTTACTGCAGGTGGGTTAACCACTATTAAGGTGGAAACCAGTCCTATGGAAAACCTTCTCATCGAACATCCCAGCATGTCTGTGTATGCTGTGCACAACTCCTGCCCCAGTCTCAACGAGGCCAGCTGTGGGACTGACGAATTTCACAATCCAAGTAGTCCCAG GGCCAGGAAAAGCTGCTTATAA